A single genomic interval of Cervus elaphus chromosome 19, mCerEla1.1, whole genome shotgun sequence harbors:
- the HES1 gene encoding transcription factor HES-1, with product MPADIMEKNSSSPVAATPASVNTTPDKPKTASEHRKSSKPIMEKRRRARINESLSQLKTLILDALKKDSSRHSKLEKADILEMTVKHLRNLQRAQMTAALSTDPSVLGKYRAGFSECMNEVTRFLSTCEGVNTEVRTRLLGHLANCMTQINAMTYPGQPHPALQAPPPPPPGPGGPQHAPFAPPPPLVPIPGGAAPPPGGAPCKLGSPAGEAAKVFGGFQVVPAPDGQFAFLIPNGAFAHSGPVIPVYTSNSGTSVGPSAVSPSSGPSLTADSMWRPWRN from the exons atgccagctgatataatggagaaaaattcCTCGTCCCCGGTGGCTGCTACCCCAGCCAGTGTCAACACGACACCGGATAAACCAAAGACAGCATCTGAGCACAGAAAG TCATCAAAGCCTATCATGGagaaaagacgaagagcaagaataAATGAAAGTCTGAGCCAGCTAAAAACACTGATTTTGGATGCTCTTAAAAAAGAT AGTTCGCGGCATTCCAAGCTGGAGAAGGCGGACATTCTGGAAATGACAGTGAAACACCTCCGGAACCTGCAGCGGGCACAGATGACGG CCGCGCTAAGCACAGACCCGAGCGTGCTGGGGAAGTACCGCGCCGGCTTCAGCGAGTGCATGAACGAGGTGACCCGCTTCCTGTCCACGTGTGAGGGCGTTAACACCGAGGTGCGCACCCGACTCCTCGGCCACCTGGCCAACTGCATGACCCAGATCAACGCCATGACCTACCCAGGGCAGCCGCACCCCGCCTTGcaggcgccgccgccgcccccgccagGACCTGGCGGCCCGCAGCACGCGCCGttcgcgccgccgccgccgctcgtGCCGATCCCCGGGGGTGCGGCGCCCCCTCCCGGCGGCGCGCCCTGCAAGCTGGGCAGCCCGGCTGGAGAGGCGGCTAAGGTGTTCGGCGGCTTCCAAGTGGTGCCGGCGCCGGACGGCCAGTTTGCCTTCCTCATCCCCAATGGGGCTTTCGCTCACAGCGGCCCAGTCATCCCAGTCTACACCAGCAACAGCGGGACCTCGGTGGGCCCCAGCGCAGTGTCTCCTTCCAGCGGCCCCTCGCTCACGGCAGACTCCATGTGGAGACCGTGGCGGAACTGA